A single Bacteroidota bacterium DNA region contains:
- a CDS encoding tetratricopeptide repeat protein translates to MNRLILIICLLSLSINLIAQKAKVQSAYNYYQYKEYDKAMQAIDEASANEQSMAMPKTWYYRGMIYKALVTDDKFKALAPNGIETAISSYRKALELDPKYEYKPEILADIDQLKNLIFTNGVKAYESKDYAGALRYFEQTLADSPNDTTVLLNCALAARQDGNKEKSKLYYTKLIENKMDDPAIYQSLAALYTEEGNKEKVSEVAAGLKRYPGDQALMVFQLNDVLEKGNPEEALEPLNKAIAADPKNHELYMAKGSMLDKLAAASKEKKENAKADEYNKQAIEVYRKAIEIKPDYFDANYNVGALLFNDGAELINKANDLPPSKQKEYDALLAKANTNFKAAKPYLEKAYQLNNTDQGTLISLKQLYVRLGETDTEIYKTIDAALKK, encoded by the coding sequence TTTAAGCATTAATTTGATTGCTCAAAAGGCCAAAGTGCAAAGCGCATACAATTATTATCAATACAAAGAGTATGATAAAGCAATGCAGGCAATTGACGAAGCAAGTGCCAATGAACAGAGTATGGCCATGCCTAAAACATGGTATTACCGTGGAATGATTTACAAAGCATTGGTTACCGATGATAAATTTAAGGCATTGGCACCCAATGGAATAGAGACAGCCATAAGTTCTTATCGCAAGGCATTAGAACTTGATCCGAAATATGAATACAAACCTGAAATTTTGGCTGATATCGATCAATTGAAAAATCTGATTTTTACTAATGGAGTTAAGGCATACGAGTCGAAGGATTATGCAGGAGCACTCCGATATTTTGAACAAACCTTGGCCGACAGCCCGAATGATACTACTGTTCTTTTAAATTGCGCCTTAGCAGCACGTCAAGATGGGAATAAAGAAAAATCAAAACTCTATTATACCAAGCTGATAGAGAATAAAATGGATGATCCTGCAATCTATCAATCGCTGGCCGCACTTTATACCGAAGAAGGCAATAAAGAAAAAGTAAGTGAAGTAGCTGCCGGACTTAAGCGCTATCCGGGCGATCAGGCATTAATGGTATTTCAATTAAACGATGTACTTGAAAAAGGCAATCCCGAAGAAGCCCTTGAGCCATTAAACAAAGCAATTGCAGCGGATCCTAAAAACCATGAACTATATATGGCCAAAGGTAGCATGCTCGATAAATTAGCAGCAGCTTCAAAAGAGAAAAAAGAAAACGCAAAGGCAGACGAATACAACAAACAGGCTATAGAAGTGTATAGAAAAGCAATTGAAATTAAACCGGATTACTTTGATGCCAATTATAATGTTGGGGCATTACTATTTAATGACGGGGCAGAGTTAATTAACAAAGCCAACGATTTACCACCAAGCAAACAAAAAGAGTATGACGCCTTGTTGGCAAAAGCAAACACAAACTTCAAAGCTGCAAAGCCTTATCTTGAAAAAGCCTATCAGCTAAACAATACCGATCAGGGAACTTTAATTTCATTAAAACAATTGTATGTAAGGTTGGGTGAAACCGATACCGAAATATATAAAACGATAGATGCTGCTTTAAAGAAATAA